The following DNA comes from Cellulophaga sp. HaHa_2_95.
ATAGCTTTAAAAAATAATTACATCCAAATATTTAAAATGGAAATAAAAATACTTAACAAATCTAATCACGAGTTGCCACATTATGAAACTGGGGCTTCTGCCGGTATGGACCTTCGTGCTTTTATACCTGAAGCGATTACCATTGCGCCTTTAGAACGTATAATTGTAAAAACAGGATTATTTATAGAACTTCCTGTTGGTTATGAAGCTCAAGTTAGACCACGAAGTGGTTTGGCTGCAAAAAAAGGAGTAACTGTTTTAAACGCTCCCGGAACCATTGATGCCGATTATAGAGGTGAAATAGGTGTCATACTCGTTAATCTTTCCAATGAAGTTTTTACTGTAGAAAATGGAGAGCGTATTGCACAATTAGTTATTGCTAAGCATGAGCGTGCCACATGGAAACTCGCTGAAGAATTATCTGAAACCAAGCGTGGTGAAGGCGGGTTTGGAAGTACTGGCGTAAAATAAGCCGTTACGTACGGTAGAATATTTAGACGAAGCACCCGTTATCACTTTAAGTATTACGTAAATAAAATATTAACTAAAAAAATAAAATTCTTTTATCTAGAAGGATTTAAAATAGGATTATGAAAATTATTGTTCCCATGGCTGGTCGTGGATCACGACTAAGACCACATAGTTTAACAGTTCCAAAACCATTAATTCCGGTAGCCGGAAAACCAATTGTACACCGTTTAGTGTCTGACAT
Coding sequences within:
- the dut gene encoding dUTP diphosphatase, encoding MEIKILNKSNHELPHYETGASAGMDLRAFIPEAITIAPLERIIVKTGLFIELPVGYEAQVRPRSGLAAKKGVTVLNAPGTIDADYRGEIGVILVNLSNEVFTVENGERIAQLVIAKHERATWKLAEELSETKRGEGGFGSTGVK